In one Leptospiraceae bacterium genomic region, the following are encoded:
- the atpC gene encoding ATP synthase F1 subunit epsilon, whose protein sequence is MAQNSLTIQVISPERVLFSGEADYIKLPGTEGSFGVMKNHAPMLASLDVGILEVKKGSSVVKMVIDGGFVEVRANRVNVLANGGASKDKISKEEARKLLENARNIADLEEKNLEIRKANTRIKLIESQ, encoded by the coding sequence ATGGCACAGAATAGCTTAACAATACAGGTTATTTCTCCGGAGAGAGTTCTTTTCTCCGGAGAAGCGGATTATATAAAGCTTCCGGGTACAGAAGGTTCCTTTGGAGTTATGAAAAACCATGCTCCTATGCTCGCAAGTCTTGATGTAGGGATTCTTGAAGTAAAAAAAGGGAGTTCCGTGGTTAAGATGGTTATCGATGGGGGCTTTGTTGAAGTGAGAGCGAATCGAGTCAATGTTCTGGCTAATGGCGGAGCCAGCAAGGACAAAATTAGTAAAGAGGAAGCCCGCAAATTGCTGGAAAATGCCAGAAATATTGCAGATCTGGAAGAAAAAAACCTAGAAATAAGAAAAGCAAATACCAGAATTAAATTAATCGAAAGCCAGTAA
- the atpD gene encoding F0F1 ATP synthase subunit beta, producing MNVGKIKQVIGSVLDISFEGAELPEIYNALEIEVQKDGGVEKIIAEVQQHLGDNTVRAVALSSTDGMVRGMKVVDTGAAIQVPVGEPTLGRIFNVLGNTVDEMGPVQVKERRPIHSNPPTYEELEPKTEVFETGIKVIDLLAPYIKGGKTGLFGGAGVGKTVIIMELINNIAKQHGGYSVFAGVGERTREGNDLWLEMKESGVIDKTVLCYGQMNEPPGARLRVALSALTMAEYFRDSTGSDILLFVDNIFRFSQAGSEVSALLGRMPSAVGYQPTLSTEMGALQERITSTKRGSITSVQAIYVPADDLTDPAPATAFTHLDATTVLSRAISEKGIYPAVDPLDSTSRVMSPDVLGEEHYSVAREVQRVLQRYKDLQDIIAILGMDELSEDDKLLVARARKIEKFLSQPFHVAEVFTGFPGKYVKLEDSVRSFKEVINGNYDHLPEQAFYMVGSIEEAVEKAKNLK from the coding sequence ATAACGCTCTTGAAATTGAAGTGCAAAAAGACGGCGGAGTAGAAAAGATAATTGCAGAAGTCCAACAGCACCTTGGTGATAATACCGTACGTGCGGTTGCACTTTCTTCTACTGATGGTATGGTCAGAGGGATGAAGGTTGTAGATACCGGCGCTGCTATTCAGGTTCCTGTAGGAGAACCAACCTTAGGAAGGATTTTTAACGTTCTCGGGAATACTGTGGATGAAATGGGTCCTGTTCAGGTCAAAGAAAGAAGGCCAATTCACAGTAACCCTCCTACTTATGAAGAACTCGAGCCCAAAACAGAGGTTTTCGAAACCGGAATTAAGGTTATCGACTTACTGGCTCCTTATATCAAAGGGGGAAAAACCGGTCTCTTTGGTGGTGCGGGAGTGGGAAAAACTGTTATCATCATGGAATTGATTAATAACATCGCCAAACAGCACGGAGGATACTCTGTATTTGCCGGAGTGGGCGAAAGAACGCGGGAAGGTAATGACCTCTGGTTAGAAATGAAAGAGTCAGGAGTTATTGACAAAACTGTTCTTTGTTACGGTCAGATGAACGAGCCTCCCGGTGCAAGGCTAAGGGTAGCTCTGAGTGCTCTAACTATGGCTGAATATTTCCGTGATAGTACCGGAAGTGATATTCTCCTTTTCGTAGATAATATCTTCCGTTTCTCTCAAGCAGGTTCTGAAGTATCCGCCCTTTTAGGTCGTATGCCGAGCGCTGTGGGATACCAGCCTACTCTTTCTACCGAAATGGGTGCTCTTCAGGAAAGGATTACATCTACAAAAAGAGGATCTATTACTTCCGTTCAGGCAATTTACGTTCCTGCTGACGACTTAACTGACCCTGCTCCGGCTACTGCTTTTACTCACCTTGATGCAACAACCGTACTCTCCAGGGCCATTTCTGAAAAAGGTATTTATCCTGCAGTTGACCCTCTGGATTCAACCTCTCGTGTGATGAGTCCGGATGTTCTGGGTGAAGAACACTATAGTGTAGCCAGGGAAGTACAGAGAGTTCTACAACGTTATAAAGACCTTCAGGATATTATTGCGATCCTCGGTATGGATGAACTTTCAGAGGATGATAAGCTTCTGGTAGCCCGTGCAAGAAAAATTGAGAAATTCTTATCTCAACCTTTCCATGTGGCCGAAGTCTTTACAGGTTTCCCCGGAAAATATGTAAAACTGGAAGATTCTGTTCGTTCTTTCAAAGAAGTGATTAATGGAAATTATGACCATCTTCCTGAACAAGCTTTCTATATGGTTGGTTCAATAGAAGAAGCAGTAGAAAAGGCTAAGAACCTGAAATAA
- a CDS encoding SLBB domain-containing protein produces the protein MYLLVFLITGLLLYLYRPLIYKIYPSQQIHVKISGNVKNPGIYLLIKGSLLHHLVDKAGGLLDANDKLNYNPEATLVDGQVIFLGSGKINVRK, from the coding sequence ATGTACCTGCTGGTCTTTCTTATAACGGGTTTATTACTATACCTGTATCGACCCCTCATATACAAAATTTATCCCTCACAGCAAATCCACGTAAAAATTTCCGGGAACGTAAAGAATCCCGGAATTTATCTCCTGATTAAAGGGAGTTTATTGCATCATTTAGTTGACAAAGCTGGTGGATTGTTAGATGCTAATGATAAGTTGAACTATAATCCAGAAGCTACCTTAGTGGATGGCCAGGTAATATTTCTTGGCTCAGGTAAAATAAATGTCAGAAAATAA
- a CDS encoding MBOAT family protein produces the protein MLFQTLEFFSFFIIFFFLYNFSSLRIQNVLLLLAGCFFYSTWSLKTLPILLFSIFFNFYGAVYLRSLERTTYKKHLLTFLIFLNLFFLILFKYFIFFSIIVKDIIHIFEPGINLPLSLQLLLPVGISFYTFHNISYLVDVYHEKIPLCKNLLHYSIYEIFFPLLLAGPIERAEKLIPQIENKRIVDRDKLVSGFLLISEGIFKKAFVADNLALLVDSCLSVPEEYSLKLYILVSTIFAIQLYADFSAYTDLARGLARLLGFELSSNFNVPYISSNPSEFWRRWHISLSTWLRDYIYIPLGGNRIGLLRQNINLMIVWMLGGLWHGGTYGYLLWGISCGVQVVAYNSIKTVIYNFTNVYLKLVLKFLGVLTTFYLFAFGILLFRVDSLSHYVNFFRIQGGFDYTIDLYLKLLLYSFPIFVFDILRIYNKSEELYYKSKMNPIIIILLYILFSILYMLLASFDKKDFFYFRF, from the coding sequence ATGTTATTTCAGACACTCGAATTTTTTAGTTTTTTCATTATCTTCTTTTTCTTATATAACTTCTCTTCTTTACGTATTCAAAATGTTCTATTATTATTGGCTGGTTGTTTTTTTTATTCAACCTGGAGTTTAAAAACTTTACCTATCTTATTATTTAGTATATTCTTTAATTTCTATGGAGCTGTCTATTTAAGAAGTTTAGAAAGAACTACTTATAAAAAACACCTGTTAACATTTTTAATATTTCTAAACCTGTTCTTTCTTATTCTGTTTAAATATTTTATTTTTTTTTCTATTATTGTAAAAGATATAATTCATATATTTGAACCCGGTATAAACCTACCCTTAAGTTTGCAGCTATTATTACCTGTGGGAATATCTTTTTATACCTTTCATAATATTAGCTATCTCGTAGATGTTTATCATGAAAAAATTCCTCTATGTAAAAATCTCTTACATTACAGTATTTATGAAATCTTTTTTCCTCTTCTTTTAGCCGGTCCCATCGAAAGAGCTGAAAAATTAATACCTCAGATTGAAAATAAAAGAATAGTAGATAGAGATAAGCTCGTTTCCGGTTTTTTACTAATTTCCGAAGGGATTTTCAAAAAAGCTTTCGTGGCAGACAATCTGGCTTTACTGGTCGATTCCTGTTTATCTGTACCCGAAGAATACTCTTTAAAACTTTACATTCTTGTTTCTACTATATTTGCCATTCAGCTTTATGCTGACTTTAGTGCCTATACAGATCTGGCAAGAGGCCTTGCCCGCCTTTTAGGTTTTGAATTGTCCAGTAATTTTAATGTCCCTTATATTTCTTCTAATCCTTCTGAATTTTGGAGAAGGTGGCATATTAGCCTTTCTACATGGTTAAGGGATTATATATATATTCCTCTCGGTGGTAATCGGATTGGCCTACTCCGACAGAATATAAATTTGATGATCGTTTGGATGTTAGGAGGACTATGGCACGGAGGTACTTACGGTTATCTGCTCTGGGGAATATCTTGCGGCGTACAGGTGGTAGCTTATAACTCAATAAAAACTGTTATATATAATTTTACTAATGTATATTTAAAATTGGTTTTAAAATTTTTAGGGGTACTTACAACATTCTATCTATTTGCTTTTGGAATATTACTATTTCGTGTAGATTCTCTATCCCATTATGTAAACTTTTTTAGAATTCAGGGGGGATTTGATTACACTATAGACTTATACTTAAAATTATTACTATATTCTTTTCCTATCTTTGTGTTTGATATATTGCGAATTTATAATAAATCGGAAGAACTTTACTATAAATCAAAGATGAATCCTATTATAATTATATTACTATATATTCTTTTTTCAATTTTGTATATGCTACTGGCTTCGTTTGATAAGAAGGATTTTTTCTATTTCCGGTTTTAG
- a CDS encoding diguanylate cyclase, whose protein sequence is MASLLQKAEKFIQLHIEEAPEAFSKKKRTLYERLEEIQARFYEKEYAKPVQFDEETFELPIPGEEPNLQNEKDPFDDWEKEALEEQGFEEKKSELSTREISSPDSEEKFVSTSHPQDNELEEDKQRQIEEYLALIEISKEIIKSGSFEEYFENIMYGILGQYGVDSFMLFSNLNLEEDYQLIKQDGLEEEISFKLKYQGKLKHLLTEQKGIIEFQTLSSSSIDESEFSFMKETNTRIIIPLFSNEKLFCIILMGEMISGDDYTGSDFEIIEIFCEFAGNFFNNVSEYEQKNKTLENLTDLARSSLETFTLTDKFTFCNKLEDAYDIISGYLSSVLEIKRLTIILNTGNFETSYKIVYTNQFQEKTSEKFILDSSDSEFLEKLQKGIDLYEFSISEQDEFVAQIPDDEISHVKDFKVFPLINSGWLLGFIALHDLGENWSSLKKDKILHLSGVIAATLASLILQQEKSEYMSNPFGLIEGFIDKQIKIASVRSTQFSLLVVKIQNSGRIINLLGMDFYNEYNRKLWEIIHSNIGSKDILVRIGIGKYATILSDTGKKDAEMFINRIKTGALSIDNARSKGFNISIQIYLLIYPEQTTDKRKFLEMLEET, encoded by the coding sequence ATGGCTAGTCTCCTACAGAAAGCAGAAAAATTTATACAACTTCATATTGAAGAAGCGCCGGAGGCGTTTTCTAAAAAAAAAAGAACACTCTATGAAAGATTAGAAGAGATTCAAGCCAGGTTCTACGAAAAAGAATATGCAAAACCTGTACAATTTGATGAGGAAACATTTGAGCTACCCATTCCAGGAGAAGAACCTAATTTACAAAATGAAAAAGATCCCTTTGACGATTGGGAAAAAGAGGCCCTTGAAGAACAGGGGTTTGAAGAAAAGAAAAGTGAACTAAGTACAAGGGAAATATCCTCTCCGGATTCCGAGGAAAAATTTGTTTCTACATCCCACCCACAGGATAATGAATTAGAAGAAGATAAGCAAAGGCAAATTGAAGAGTATTTGGCTTTAATTGAAATTTCAAAAGAAATAATCAAATCCGGTTCTTTTGAGGAATATTTCGAAAACATAATGTATGGAATTCTTGGTCAATATGGGGTTGATAGTTTTATGCTCTTCTCAAATCTAAATTTAGAAGAAGATTATCAGCTTATCAAACAGGATGGTCTCGAAGAAGAGATCTCATTCAAGTTAAAATACCAGGGAAAACTAAAACACTTACTTACAGAGCAAAAAGGTATTATTGAATTTCAAACTTTATCTTCCTCTTCTATTGACGAATCTGAATTTTCCTTCATGAAAGAAACGAATACCAGGATCATTATACCTCTCTTTTCGAATGAAAAGCTTTTTTGTATAATCTTGATGGGAGAAATGATTAGCGGAGATGATTATACTGGCTCCGACTTTGAAATAATAGAGATTTTTTGTGAGTTTGCCGGTAACTTCTTCAATAACGTTTCTGAATATGAACAAAAAAATAAGACTCTCGAAAATCTTACAGACCTGGCACGTTCGAGTCTTGAAACATTTACCCTGACAGATAAGTTTACTTTTTGTAACAAATTAGAAGATGCTTATGATATTATATCAGGTTATTTAAGCTCTGTTCTTGAAATTAAACGCCTTACTATCATTTTAAATACCGGTAACTTTGAAACCTCTTATAAGATTGTATACACAAATCAATTCCAGGAGAAGACTTCTGAGAAGTTTATTTTAGATTCTTCAGATTCCGAGTTTCTGGAAAAATTACAGAAAGGAATTGATTTATATGAATTTTCCATTTCAGAACAGGATGAATTCGTTGCCCAGATTCCTGATGATGAAATTTCCCATGTAAAAGATTTTAAAGTATTTCCTCTCATAAATTCAGGTTGGCTTTTGGGCTTCATTGCCCTGCATGATCTGGGTGAAAATTGGAGCAGTTTGAAGAAAGATAAAATCTTACATCTTTCCGGGGTTATAGCAGCCACACTTGCAAGTTTGATACTACAACAAGAAAAATCTGAATACATGTCTAACCCATTTGGTTTAATTGAAGGCTTTATTGATAAACAGATAAAAATAGCTTCAGTTCGAAGTACTCAATTTAGTCTATTAGTTGTTAAAATACAAAACTCAGGTCGTATCATTAATCTTTTGGGAATGGATTTTTACAACGAATACAACCGGAAGTTATGGGAAATCATACATTCCAATATTGGCAGTAAAGATATTTTAGTTCGTATTGGTATAGGAAAATATGCGACAATTCTCAGTGACACTGGTAAAAAAGATGCAGAAATGTTTATTAATCGGATTAAAACAGGTGCCTTATCTATAGATAATGCTCGTAGCAAAGGTTTTAATATTTCAATTCAAATATATCTGCTTATATACCCCGAACAAACAACCGATAAGAGAAAATTCCTTGAAATGTTAGAAGAAACTTAA
- a CDS encoding PaaI family thioesterase: protein MKTATKKKNLSFGSSPDNPDGLQLRITFDEDTKTAYGDYTCPVKFQGQPDTVHPGIIATILDEIMVKINEAMNFDTLTGELTIRYLQPAHVNEPLHLRGWFVKKNKKVIENRAEIENEIGKIVARGKGKYMESGD, encoded by the coding sequence ATGAAAACGGCTACCAAGAAGAAAAATCTGAGTTTTGGCTCAAGTCCTGATAATCCTGATGGTCTACAATTAAGAATAACTTTCGATGAAGATACAAAAACCGCTTATGGTGATTATACCTGTCCTGTTAAATTTCAGGGCCAACCGGACACGGTTCATCCCGGAATTATTGCGACTATTCTGGATGAGATCATGGTGAAAATTAATGAAGCTATGAACTTTGACACTCTTACTGGTGAATTGACAATTCGCTACCTCCAACCTGCCCATGTTAATGAGCCTCTTCACCTCAGGGGATGGTTTGTAAAAAAGAATAAAAAAGTGATTGAAAATAGAGCCGAGATAGAAAATGAGATAGGTAAGATAGTTGCCAGAGGAAAAGGTAAATACATGGAATCCGGTGACTGA